Proteins from a genomic interval of Nocardioides jishulii:
- a CDS encoding long-chain-fatty-acid--CoA ligase, producing the protein MTNLASLLSDTAARFGDRTAIVIGDMRLSYARLDQYSTLCASLLASRGIGPGDKVALTCPNLPFFTIAYYGILKAGATVVPLNVLLKGREVAYHLADSEAKAYLCFEGTPEMPMGREGHAAFTATDSCEHFFVITAQMGAPSPITGTESMVTAMAGASADFTGPELSGDDGAVILYTSGTTGQPKGAELTHSNMLSNALASDQLFGADAERPDTYLCVLPLFHSFGQTVIQNSAIAFGGTIVMLPRFDAEAALQLMAAERITFFAGVPTMYWALLGVLDDSGVDVKGIAEHLRVAVSGGAALPVEVHREFERRFGVTIMEGYGLSETSPVASFSTFGEPVRPGSIGPAIPGVEMKLINPVPGQWDEAPAGEVGEIAIKGPNVMKGYYNRPEATAEVIQDGWFRTGDLARVDEDGWYYIVDRTKDLIIRGGYNVYPREIEEVLLTHPDVSLAAVIGVPHDSHGEEIKAVVIRKPGATVTEDELLAWGKEQMAAYKYPRIIEFRDSLPMTATGKILKREL; encoded by the coding sequence ATGACGAATCTCGCGTCCCTGCTCTCCGACACCGCTGCCCGTTTCGGTGACCGCACCGCGATCGTGATCGGCGACATGCGGCTCAGCTACGCCCGGCTCGACCAGTACTCGACGCTCTGCGCCAGCCTGCTCGCCTCGCGCGGCATCGGCCCCGGCGACAAGGTGGCGCTGACCTGCCCCAACCTGCCCTTCTTCACGATCGCCTACTACGGCATCCTCAAGGCCGGCGCGACCGTGGTGCCGCTCAACGTGCTGCTGAAGGGCCGTGAGGTGGCTTACCACCTGGCGGACTCGGAGGCGAAGGCCTACCTCTGCTTCGAGGGCACTCCCGAGATGCCGATGGGACGGGAGGGCCATGCCGCCTTCACCGCCACCGACTCCTGCGAGCACTTCTTCGTCATCACCGCCCAGATGGGCGCTCCGTCGCCGATCACGGGCACGGAGTCGATGGTCACGGCCATGGCGGGCGCCTCCGCCGACTTCACCGGCCCGGAGCTGTCCGGCGACGACGGTGCCGTCATCCTCTACACGTCGGGCACGACCGGCCAGCCCAAGGGCGCGGAGCTGACCCACTCCAACATGCTCTCCAACGCGCTGGCCTCCGACCAGCTCTTCGGGGCCGATGCGGAGCGCCCGGACACCTACCTCTGCGTCCTCCCGCTCTTCCACTCCTTCGGCCAGACGGTGATCCAGAACAGTGCGATCGCCTTCGGTGGCACCATCGTGATGCTGCCGCGCTTCGACGCCGAGGCCGCGCTCCAGCTCATGGCCGCGGAGAGGATCACCTTCTTCGCGGGCGTCCCGACGATGTACTGGGCCCTGCTCGGCGTCCTGGACGACTCCGGCGTCGACGTCAAGGGGATCGCCGAGCACCTGCGCGTCGCCGTCTCCGGCGGTGCCGCGCTGCCGGTCGAGGTGCACCGCGAGTTCGAGCGGCGCTTCGGCGTCACGATCATGGAGGGCTACGGGCTCTCGGAGACCTCGCCGGTCGCCAGCTTCTCGACGTTCGGCGAGCCGGTACGCCCCGGCTCCATCGGCCCGGCGATCCCCGGCGTCGAGATGAAGCTGATCAACCCCGTGCCCGGCCAGTGGGACGAGGCGCCTGCCGGTGAGGTCGGCGAGATCGCGATCAAGGGGCCCAACGTCATGAAGGGCTACTACAACCGGCCCGAGGCGACGGCTGAGGTCATCCAGGACGGCTGGTTCCGCACCGGCGACCTGGCCCGGGTCGACGAGGACGGGTGGTACTACATCGTCGACCGCACCAAGGACCTGATCATCCGAGGCGGCTACAACGTCTACCCGCGCGAGATCGAGGAGGTGCTGCTCACCCATCCGGACGTCTCGCTGGCTGCGGTGATCGGTGTCCCGCACGACAGTCACGGCGAGGAGATCAAGGCCGTGGTCATCCGCAAGCCGGGGGCGACGGTGACCGAGGACGAGCTGCTGGCGTGGGGCAAGGAGCAGATGGCGGCGTACAAGTATCCGCGCATCATCGAGTTCCGCGACTCCCTGCCGATGACGGCGACGGGCAAGATCCTCAAGCGCGAGCTGTGA
- the purS gene encoding phosphoribosylformylglycinamidine synthase subunit PurS, translating to MATVVVDVMPKPEILDPQGKAVLGALPRLGFGGVTDVRQGKRFELTFEGEVTDEILAEVAQMAETLLSNPVIEDFEVRVEADA from the coding sequence GTGGCCACAGTCGTCGTCGACGTCATGCCCAAGCCCGAGATCCTCGACCCCCAGGGAAAGGCCGTCCTCGGCGCACTCCCGCGGTTGGGCTTCGGTGGCGTCACCGACGTACGCCAGGGGAAGCGGTTCGAGCTCACCTTCGAGGGTGAGGTCACCGACGAGATCCTCGCCGAGGTGGCCCAGATGGCGGAGACACTGCTCTCCAACCCGGTGATCGAGGACTTCGAGGTCCGCGTCGAGGCTGACGCCTGA
- the purQ gene encoding phosphoribosylformylglycinamidine synthase subunit PurQ — translation MKIGVVTFPGTLDDVDAQRAVRIGGNEAVALWHGDHDLKGVDAVVLPGGFSYGDYLRCGAISRFSPVMTEVAEAAAKGMPVLGICNGFQILCESHLLPGALIRNEARKFVCRDQLLRIENNTTAWTSAYAKDQEITVVLKNGEGNFIADTETLDMLEGEGRVVARYLGRNPNGSARDIAGITNERGNVVGLMPHPEHAVEAMTGPGTDGLGFFTSLAEQVFA, via the coding sequence ATGAAGATCGGTGTCGTCACCTTTCCGGGCACGCTCGACGACGTCGACGCCCAGCGCGCGGTCCGCATCGGCGGCAACGAGGCGGTCGCGCTGTGGCACGGCGACCACGACCTCAAGGGAGTCGACGCGGTCGTCCTCCCGGGTGGCTTCTCCTACGGCGACTACCTGCGCTGCGGTGCGATCTCGCGCTTCTCACCGGTCATGACCGAGGTCGCCGAGGCGGCCGCCAAGGGCATGCCCGTGCTCGGCATCTGCAACGGCTTCCAGATCCTCTGCGAGTCGCACCTGCTGCCCGGCGCGCTGATCCGCAACGAGGCCCGCAAGTTCGTCTGCCGCGACCAGCTGCTGCGCATCGAGAACAACACCACCGCCTGGACCTCGGCCTACGCCAAGGACCAGGAGATCACCGTCGTGCTGAAGAACGGTGAGGGCAACTTCATCGCCGACACCGAGACCCTCGACATGCTCGAGGGTGAGGGGCGCGTGGTGGCCCGCTACCTCGGCCGCAACCCCAACGGGTCGGCGCGCGACATCGCCGGCATCACCAACGAGCGCGGCAACGTGGTCGGTCTCATGCCGCACCCCGAGCACGCTGTCGAGGCGATGACCGGCCCCGGCACCGACGGGCTCGGCTTCTTCACCTCGCTCGCCGAGCAGGTGTTCGCCTGA
- a CDS encoding DUF3817 domain-containing protein, with translation MNPKTLYRLVARLEAATWALLIIGMVLKYVTHTTDVGVSIAGPIHGAAFLAYCVVTTFVAVDQKWGLGRWFLGVLTSVPPFVTLWFEWYAERRGLVADTWRLGAETAGNPLEKLATFVIRKPFQGALAGVVVVAVLFALALAAGPPGDGSH, from the coding sequence ATGAACCCGAAGACCCTCTACCGCCTCGTCGCGCGCCTCGAGGCGGCGACCTGGGCCCTGCTGATCATCGGCATGGTGCTCAAGTACGTCACCCACACGACTGACGTGGGCGTGAGCATCGCCGGGCCGATCCACGGTGCCGCCTTCCTCGCCTACTGCGTGGTGACCACCTTCGTGGCGGTCGACCAGAAGTGGGGCTTGGGTCGCTGGTTCCTCGGTGTGCTGACCTCGGTGCCGCCGTTCGTGACGCTCTGGTTCGAGTGGTACGCCGAGCGTCGCGGCTTGGTCGCCGACACCTGGCGGCTGGGTGCCGAGACGGCGGGCAACCCGCTGGAGAAACTCGCCACGTTCGTGATCCGCAAGCCGTTCCAGGGCGCGCTGGCCGGCGTCGTCGTGGTGGCCGTGCTCTTCGCGCTGGCGCTGGCGGCCGGTCCGCCGGGAGACGGCAGCCACTGA
- a CDS encoding DUF6020 family protein, with protein sequence MPPGLTKFCAAVAGWVAVVVVATATAIGFIARFLAPDDAPYFLLTAVVADRPVASLLVWALCLAAYAVLFRWTCRWLDRWRHGVTSRPAQGVWTRRLERAVTWVFARWWHGAVAVAVLWSPWILLSWPGQPNPDFARMIGEFLLERSDFTDGVIAPYEAYPTSHYLLPDSERIWSNHHNFYLMLYYGAVTKASIVLFDSAMPGIFLLSTLSLIFTLVAFGRAFSILGRLVTSWKVRALALAVVAGSPLIAVWSMSHTKNHLFAAAFVWWLALVAQYVHSPKPVGRRWYVETTVISLAVAVSVLFGWILLVVQALVMLGVRRGRFAPLAVMAVPALLVHGTVSAAVAFGVLIPGDPIETKGVQLQQLALILREHPDALSTEDREALSRIFDLEAMAAAYDPDISDPVKSTGPYAKKTESFRYQTVQPEDWDDFTGIWLRAGAEHPDTFVDALVAKSYRYLDPFDQGTHWYPPWKGDYERVVGDHSIAPVPVNDAARPALREWAGGCYSAELCRPLLSHSVRTVAVVLLCAAAIVVRRRFAWLWAMPFALQVGIVAMSPLAAGGRYALGFTYGLAVVVLLMAMDDRQPEQTPAEVPASG encoded by the coding sequence GTGCCTCCTGGTCTGACGAAGTTCTGCGCGGCCGTGGCCGGGTGGGTGGCTGTGGTGGTCGTCGCCACCGCGACGGCCATCGGGTTCATCGCCCGCTTCCTGGCGCCGGACGACGCGCCGTACTTCCTGCTCACCGCGGTCGTGGCTGACCGACCGGTGGCCTCGCTGCTGGTCTGGGCGCTCTGCCTGGCCGCGTACGCCGTGCTCTTCCGGTGGACCTGCCGCTGGCTCGACCGATGGCGCCACGGCGTGACCTCCCGCCCTGCGCAGGGAGTGTGGACCCGCCGACTCGAGCGGGCGGTGACGTGGGTCTTCGCCCGCTGGTGGCACGGCGCCGTGGCGGTGGCCGTGCTGTGGTCGCCGTGGATCCTGCTGTCGTGGCCCGGCCAGCCCAACCCGGACTTCGCCCGGATGATCGGCGAGTTCCTGCTGGAGCGCTCCGACTTCACCGACGGCGTGATCGCGCCCTACGAGGCCTACCCGACCTCCCACTACCTGCTGCCCGACAGCGAACGCATCTGGTCGAACCACCACAACTTCTACCTGATGCTCTACTACGGCGCGGTCACCAAGGCCAGCATCGTGCTCTTCGACAGCGCGATGCCCGGGATCTTCCTGCTGAGCACGCTCTCGCTGATCTTCACGCTCGTCGCCTTCGGCCGGGCCTTCTCGATCCTGGGTCGTCTGGTGACGAGCTGGAAGGTCCGTGCCCTCGCCCTCGCCGTCGTCGCCGGCTCACCGCTGATCGCGGTGTGGAGCATGTCCCACACCAAGAACCACCTCTTCGCCGCCGCCTTCGTGTGGTGGCTGGCGCTGGTGGCGCAGTACGTCCACTCCCCGAAGCCCGTGGGCCGGCGCTGGTACGTCGAGACCACGGTCATCTCGCTGGCGGTCGCGGTCTCCGTGCTCTTCGGCTGGATCCTGCTGGTCGTCCAGGCGCTGGTGATGCTGGGCGTACGCCGGGGTCGGTTCGCGCCGCTGGCGGTGATGGCGGTGCCGGCCCTCCTGGTGCACGGCACGGTCTCCGCGGCGGTGGCCTTCGGCGTGCTGATCCCCGGGGACCCGATCGAGACCAAGGGCGTACAGCTGCAGCAGCTCGCCCTCATCCTGCGCGAGCACCCCGACGCGCTCTCCACCGAGGACCGCGAGGCGCTGTCGCGGATCTTCGACCTCGAGGCGATGGCCGCGGCCTACGACCCGGACATCTCGGACCCGGTGAAGTCGACGGGCCCGTATGCCAAGAAGACCGAGAGCTTCCGCTACCAGACCGTGCAACCGGAGGACTGGGACGACTTCACCGGCATCTGGCTGCGCGCAGGTGCCGAGCACCCCGACACCTTCGTCGACGCACTGGTCGCCAAGAGCTACCGCTACCTCGACCCGTTCGACCAGGGCACCCACTGGTACCCGCCTTGGAAGGGTGACTACGAGCGGGTGGTGGGGGACCACTCCATCGCTCCGGTCCCGGTCAACGACGCCGCGCGTCCGGCGCTGCGCGAGTGGGCGGGCGGTTGCTACAGCGCCGAGCTGTGCCGCCCGTTGCTCTCGCACTCGGTGCGGACGGTGGCCGTCGTGCTCCTCTGTGCGGCCGCCATCGTGGTGCGCCGCCGCTTCGCCTGGCTGTGGGCGATGCCCTTCGCCCTGCAGGTCGGCATCGTGGCCATGTCGCCGCTCGCAGCCGGAGGACGCTACGCCCTCGGGTTCACCTACGGCCTGGCGGTCGTGGTGCTGCTCATGGCGATGGACGATCGTCAGCCGGAGCAGACTCCGGCTGAGGTGCCTGCGTCGGGGTGA
- a CDS encoding GtrA family protein, which yields MRIGSRSVDRYLLVGLFNTALDLALFSLLAVGIGMAAVLANTISTVCVMTVSFFINRAWVFRSQSSGVAVYLRFAGVTLFTGLVVQSAVIVAALGLAEAVAPSAAHELVTPAAKVLAMGTGMVVNFLGYRWLFTPTQAPQPESAPADDRPSP from the coding sequence ATGAGGATCGGGTCGCGCAGCGTCGACCGCTACCTGCTGGTCGGGCTCTTCAACACCGCGCTCGACCTCGCGCTCTTCTCGCTGCTGGCCGTGGGCATCGGCATGGCCGCGGTGCTGGCCAACACGATCTCCACGGTCTGCGTGATGACCGTCAGCTTCTTCATCAACCGCGCCTGGGTCTTCCGCTCGCAGTCCTCCGGCGTCGCGGTCTACCTGCGCTTCGCCGGGGTCACGCTCTTCACCGGCCTCGTCGTGCAGTCGGCGGTGATCGTCGCGGCCCTCGGCCTGGCCGAGGCCGTGGCGCCGTCGGCCGCCCACGAGCTGGTCACCCCCGCGGCCAAGGTCCTCGCGATGGGCACGGGCATGGTGGTCAACTTCCTGGGCTACCGGTGGCTCTTCACCCCGACGCAGGCACCTCAGCCGGAGTCTGCTCCGGCTGACGATCGTCCATCGCCATGA
- a CDS encoding glycosyltransferase: protein MQLDHLSIAAIVPCHNEELTVGTVVRDLRAALPTATVYVYDNNSTDQTAKVAQEAGAVVRTESRKGKGNVVRRAFADIEADVYLMIDGDDTYDASAAPLLVKTLLSGPYDHVLGCRVDTQDTSSYRPGHAWGNKMFNQVTSLAFGEPVTDMLSGYRVFSRRYIKSFPADSEEFEIETELTIHAANLRVPQIEVPVGFQDRPAGSESKLSTFRDGFKILGLLGHLLVHERPRLAFNVASALSVLLGLALGLPVVADYLETGRVDRFPTAILASSLVVIGVLLLAVGMILYGVLRGRQETRRLFYLQLPAPPQP, encoded by the coding sequence ATGCAGCTCGACCACCTCTCGATCGCCGCGATCGTGCCGTGCCACAACGAGGAGCTCACCGTCGGAACGGTGGTCCGCGACCTGCGCGCGGCGCTGCCCACCGCGACGGTCTACGTCTACGACAACAACTCCACGGACCAGACCGCCAAGGTCGCCCAGGAGGCCGGGGCCGTGGTCCGCACGGAGTCCCGCAAGGGCAAGGGCAACGTGGTCCGGCGCGCCTTCGCCGACATCGAGGCTGACGTCTACCTGATGATCGACGGCGACGACACGTACGACGCATCCGCGGCGCCGCTGCTCGTCAAGACGCTGCTGTCCGGCCCCTACGACCACGTCCTGGGGTGCAGGGTCGACACCCAGGACACCAGCAGCTATCGCCCCGGGCACGCGTGGGGCAACAAGATGTTCAACCAGGTCACCTCGCTGGCCTTCGGCGAGCCGGTCACCGACATGCTGTCGGGCTACCGCGTCTTCTCCCGGCGCTACATCAAGTCGTTCCCGGCGGACTCCGAGGAGTTCGAGATCGAGACCGAGCTGACCATCCACGCGGCCAACCTGCGGGTGCCGCAGATCGAGGTGCCGGTGGGGTTCCAGGACCGCCCCGCCGGGTCGGAGTCGAAGCTCAGCACCTTCCGCGACGGTTTCAAGATCCTGGGCCTGCTCGGGCACCTGCTCGTGCACGAACGCCCGCGCCTGGCCTTCAACGTGGCGAGCGCGCTGTCCGTCCTCCTGGGGCTCGCCCTGGGCCTGCCGGTCGTCGCCGACTACCTGGAGACTGGCCGGGTCGACCGCTTCCCGACCGCCATCCTGGCCTCGTCGCTGGTGGTCATCGGGGTCCTGCTCCTCGCCGTCGGGATGATCCTCTACGGAGTGCTGCGCGGACGCCAGGAGACCCGGCGCCTGTTCTACCTGCAGCTGCCGGCCCCACCCCAGCCATGA
- a CDS encoding glycoside hydrolase domain-containing protein — protein MPSNQPAARAFVRRLTAAAGTLALSAALLTTTAPAASSAPAVATVAKKTTNPVTPGNFKGYGFDQCLAPTQQKMDAWLNHSPYLAVGIYISGDSRACRSQPNLTPRWVSTQLSKGWRLLPIALGPQASCQERFPRYKDDFTINPTPGKGGRYPKARTQGAREAEKNAADAEALGLRHGSTLWYDLEGFTLTNKHCRESALAFVSAWVNRIHQLGYVSGMYSGASSGIKMVDDARVERPGKFKLPKNIWIARWDGKANTSTDYIRNDGWRPGGRMKQYLGGHDERYGNVTINIDTNFLDLGKGNHPGTERRCNGIRTSFTSYPAIKPGTTYKGRVQALQCALKEQGHYPWRMHGKYNKRTQKAVAAWQRAHGLRTSTTFSQSHWVRLHSHGARPVLKVGSASNAVRRLQRALVAAGVSKDVATGVYDQKTKKAVKAYQKRRKMTRNGNAHPVVWRYLASGVR, from the coding sequence ATGCCCTCGAACCAGCCCGCCGCACGTGCCTTCGTACGCCGCCTCACCGCGGCCGCCGGGACGCTCGCGCTCAGCGCCGCCCTGCTCACGACCACGGCGCCCGCTGCCTCGTCCGCACCGGCCGTCGCCACGGTCGCGAAGAAGACGACGAACCCCGTCACGCCCGGCAACTTCAAGGGCTACGGCTTCGACCAGTGCCTCGCGCCCACGCAGCAGAAGATGGACGCCTGGCTGAACCACTCGCCCTACCTCGCCGTCGGCATCTACATCTCGGGCGACTCCCGCGCCTGCCGCAGCCAGCCCAACCTGACCCCGCGCTGGGTCTCGACCCAGCTGAGCAAGGGATGGCGGCTGCTGCCGATCGCGCTCGGCCCGCAGGCGTCCTGCCAGGAGCGTTTCCCGCGCTACAAGGACGACTTCACCATCAACCCGACTCCGGGCAAGGGGGGCCGCTACCCGAAGGCGCGTACGCAGGGTGCCCGTGAGGCCGAGAAGAACGCCGCCGACGCCGAGGCGCTCGGCCTGCGCCACGGCAGCACCCTCTGGTACGACCTCGAGGGCTTCACGCTGACCAACAAGCACTGCCGCGAGTCCGCGCTCGCCTTCGTCTCCGCCTGGGTCAACCGGATCCACCAGCTCGGCTACGTGTCCGGCATGTACTCCGGCGCCAGCTCGGGCATCAAGATGGTCGACGACGCCCGCGTCGAGCGTCCGGGCAAGTTCAAGCTGCCGAAGAACATCTGGATCGCCCGCTGGGACGGCAAGGCCAACACCTCCACCGACTACATCCGCAACGACGGGTGGCGCCCCGGTGGCCGCATGAAGCAGTACCTCGGCGGCCACGACGAGCGGTACGGCAACGTCACCATCAACATCGACACCAACTTCCTCGACCTCGGCAAGGGCAACCACCCCGGCACCGAGCGGCGCTGCAACGGCATCAGGACCTCGTTCACGTCGTACCCCGCGATCAAGCCGGGCACGACGTACAAGGGCCGGGTCCAGGCGCTCCAGTGCGCGCTCAAGGAGCAGGGCCACTACCCGTGGCGGATGCACGGCAAGTACAACAAGCGCACCCAGAAAGCGGTCGCTGCGTGGCAGCGCGCCCACGGCCTGCGCACCTCCACGACGTTCAGCCAGAGCCACTGGGTGCGCCTGCACAGCCACGGCGCCCGGCCGGTGCTGAAGGTCGGCTCGGCCAGCAACGCCGTCCGTCGTCTCCAGCGTGCCCTCGTGGCGGCGGGCGTGAGCAAGGACGTCGCGACCGGCGTCTACGACCAGAAGACGAAGAAGGCCGTGAAGGCCTACCAGAAGCGGCGCAAGATGACCCGGAACGGCAACGCCCACCCGGTCGTCTGGCGATACCTCGCCTCAGGGGTGCGCTGA
- a CDS encoding Dabb family protein: protein MFQHIGVLTLVETATDEQREALAQALRELVGVVPGLEKASVVTDAKIREGNADVLFAMTFDTQESWAAYGAHPAHVAVVEEHVKPVLASKVFIQSAGPVFLS, encoded by the coding sequence ATGTTCCAGCACATCGGCGTCCTCACCCTCGTCGAGACGGCCACCGACGAGCAGCGCGAGGCGCTCGCCCAGGCGCTGCGCGAGCTCGTCGGCGTCGTCCCGGGCCTGGAGAAGGCCAGCGTGGTCACCGACGCGAAGATCCGCGAGGGCAACGCCGACGTGCTCTTCGCGATGACCTTCGACACCCAGGAGTCGTGGGCCGCGTACGGCGCCCACCCCGCCCACGTCGCGGTCGTGGAGGAGCACGTCAAGCCGGTGCTCGCCTCCAAGGTGTTCATCCAGAGTGCAGGCCCGGTCTTCCTGTCCTGA
- the purL gene encoding phosphoribosylformylglycinamidine synthase subunit PurL yields the protein MAETSRTPSQLDTVAVATHDPEREQPWADLGLKADEYARIREILGRRPTSSELAMYSVMWSEHCSYKSTKVHLKQFGEIPQETPVGKMLAGIGENAGVIDIGQGYAVTFKVESHNHPSFVEPYQGAATGIGGIVRDILAMGARPVAVMDPLRFGPLDEPDTHRVLPGIVAGVGGYGNCLGLPNIGGEAVFDQTYLGNPLVNAGAIGVLRHEDLHLANATGLGNKVILYGARTGGDGIGGVSVLASETFDEGGPAKRPSVQVGDPFMEKLLIECTLELFAAGVVSGIQDLGGAGLSCATSELASAGDGGMHVELDLVPLRDSTLAPEEILMSESQERMMAVVTPDNVDAFMEICAKWDVEATVVGEVTDTGRLEIDWHGERVVDVPPGSVAHDGPVYERPYARPEWQDALQADAAEALARPGSGDELKQTLLTLVGSPNLCDKSWITDQYDRYVRGNTVSAQPEDSGMIRVDDETGLGVSLSTDCNGRYAKLDPYTGAQLALAESYRNVATGGATPLAISDCLNFGSPEDTGVMWQFAEACRGLKDACLELGIPVTGGNVSLYNQTGETAILPTPVVAVLGVIQDVAKRTPSHFRAAGEQVLLLGETREELSGSEWAHVVHGHLGGLPPKVDLAAEKALADVLTTAASEGLVSAAHDLSDGGLAIALAEAGFRHGIGATVNVSGVADDAFVALFSESSARALVTVTDEQADRFAALAGEHGVKVTALGRTGGEDLVVEGAFSVPVAEVKDVWSATLPAALG from the coding sequence GTGGCCGAGACTTCCCGCACCCCCAGCCAGCTGGACACGGTGGCCGTCGCCACCCACGACCCGGAGCGCGAGCAGCCGTGGGCCGACCTCGGCCTCAAGGCCGACGAGTACGCGCGCATCCGCGAGATCCTCGGGCGTCGCCCCACCAGCTCCGAGCTGGCGATGTACTCGGTGATGTGGAGCGAGCACTGCTCCTACAAGTCCACCAAGGTCCACCTGAAGCAGTTCGGCGAGATCCCGCAGGAGACCCCGGTCGGCAAGATGCTCGCCGGCATCGGTGAGAACGCCGGCGTCATCGACATCGGCCAGGGCTACGCGGTCACCTTCAAGGTCGAGTCGCACAACCACCCGTCGTTCGTCGAGCCCTACCAGGGCGCCGCGACCGGCATCGGTGGCATCGTGCGCGACATCCTGGCGATGGGTGCCCGCCCGGTCGCCGTGATGGACCCGCTGCGCTTCGGCCCGCTCGACGAGCCCGACACCCACCGCGTGCTGCCCGGCATCGTGGCCGGCGTCGGCGGCTACGGCAACTGCCTGGGCCTGCCCAACATCGGCGGCGAGGCCGTCTTCGACCAGACCTACCTCGGCAACCCGCTCGTCAACGCCGGCGCCATCGGCGTCCTGCGCCACGAGGACCTTCACCTCGCCAACGCGACCGGCCTGGGCAACAAGGTCATCCTGTACGGCGCCCGCACCGGCGGCGACGGCATCGGCGGCGTCTCGGTGCTCGCCTCCGAGACGTTCGACGAGGGCGGCCCCGCCAAGCGGCCCAGCGTGCAGGTCGGCGACCCGTTCATGGAGAAGCTGCTCATCGAGTGCACGCTCGAGCTCTTCGCCGCCGGCGTCGTCTCCGGCATCCAGGACCTCGGCGGCGCTGGCCTGTCCTGCGCCACCTCCGAGCTGGCCTCGGCCGGTGACGGCGGCATGCACGTCGAGCTCGACCTCGTACCGCTGCGCGACTCCACGCTCGCTCCCGAGGAGATCCTCATGAGCGAGTCGCAGGAGCGCATGATGGCCGTCGTCACGCCCGACAACGTCGACGCCTTCATGGAGATCTGCGCCAAGTGGGACGTCGAGGCCACGGTCGTCGGTGAGGTCACCGACACCGGCCGCCTCGAGATCGACTGGCACGGCGAGCGCGTCGTCGACGTGCCGCCCGGCTCGGTGGCCCACGACGGCCCCGTCTACGAGCGTCCTTACGCGCGCCCCGAGTGGCAGGACGCCCTCCAGGCCGACGCCGCCGAGGCGCTCGCGCGGCCCGGCAGCGGTGACGAGCTGAAGCAGACGCTGCTCACCCTGGTCGGCAGCCCCAACCTCTGCGACAAGTCCTGGATCACCGACCAGTACGACCGCTACGTGCGCGGCAACACCGTCTCGGCCCAGCCCGAGGACTCCGGCATGATCCGCGTCGACGACGAGACCGGTCTCGGCGTCTCGCTCTCCACCGACTGCAACGGTCGCTACGCCAAGCTCGACCCCTACACGGGTGCGCAGCTCGCGCTGGCCGAGTCCTACCGCAACGTCGCCACCGGCGGCGCCACGCCGCTGGCGATCTCCGACTGCCTCAACTTCGGCTCGCCGGAGGACACCGGCGTGATGTGGCAGTTCGCTGAGGCCTGCCGCGGCCTCAAGGACGCCTGCCTCGAGCTCGGCATCCCGGTCACGGGCGGCAACGTCTCGCTCTACAACCAGACCGGCGAGACCGCGATCCTGCCGACCCCGGTGGTCGCCGTCCTCGGCGTCATCCAGGACGTCGCGAAGCGCACGCCCAGCCACTTCCGCGCCGCCGGCGAGCAGGTCCTGCTGCTCGGTGAGACCCGCGAGGAGCTGTCGGGCTCGGAGTGGGCCCACGTCGTGCACGGGCACCTCGGCGGTCTCCCGCCGAAGGTCGACCTGGCAGCGGAGAAGGCGTTGGCCGACGTGCTGACCACGGCCGCCAGCGAAGGCCTCGTCTCCGCGGCCCACGATCTCTCCGACGGCGGCCTCGCGATCGCCCTGGCCGAGGCGGGCTTCCGCCACGGGATCGGCGCCACGGTCAACGTCTCGGGGGTCGCCGACGACGCCTTCGTCGCCCTCTTCTCCGAGTCGTCCGCGCGGGCCCTGGTCACGGTCACCGACGAGCAGGCCGACCGCTTCGCGGCGCTGGCCGGCGAGCACGGTGTCAAGGTCACCGCACTGGGCCGCACCGGCGGTGAGGACCTCGTCGTCGAGGGCGCCTTCTCGGTGCCCGTCGCCGAGGTGAAGGACGTCTGGTCCGCCACCCTCCCCGCCGCGCTGGGCTGA